The genomic window CATCTAGACCCCCTGTTGGATACACCTGTCTGTCATTTGCTGGACTGGAGGGACCTGTCTTCACCATTTCTTCATGCGTGTTTTGGGGCTTTCTGTGTACCAGATGGCATGCTGAGATAACCAAATCATGCAGGACAAGAGGCTACAACATGGATGCAGTTGCACAAACTGTTCAACTTTTacaatgtgttgtttttcacCTACACTACAAAGAAACTTATTAATGTACATATGCGTAATATGACTATTTACAACATTTTCCACGTCcaaatgtatatatttaagGCAGCATGTAAATTGTTAAATTAGAATCAACACATATTTTATTGCAGAATTCATTGTACAGTATGATGCATGAATAACACATGATAAATTTGGAATAAAGTAAATATCACAGCCTATACATGCCTTGGAGCAATGGCAGTCTTTACTCTTTACACCGGCACAGCAGAAGTACATATAAAAATCCAGTTATTACATTTTCATAGCCTGTTTGGTGCGTCAGTGAGCACGAGACTCTGCAGACGCAGGCGACATATCTTCTTCACCTCTTCTATTCCGCGCGCCCTCTCCACCGCGCGCTCGTTCTGGCAGCGCTCGAACAGCTGCCGTAATATGTTCGCCTTGTCGTTCATCCGGGCGCAGATGACAAACGGGAACCCGAAGCGCTCCTTGTACTCCTGGTTGAGCCGGGCCATGCGCGAGGCTTCCGCGGAGTTCAGTGCATCCATCCCGGCGCCTGCCTGCTCCTGGCGTGACTCACGGGTCAAGGTGCCGCTCTGGAGGTCCCTGCCCGCGAGGTCCGGGTGGCACCTGAGGATCCCCTCTTTGcctgcacacaaacagcagctggTTATTGTCATTCCATTAATCAGCCACCCAAAATCTGACAAAGTTAACAGACTGTAGGCCTATCTCACCTGATTCTGGGAGAGCATCGATGAACTCACTGATTGCACCCTCCAAATCACTAACGCTCAAAAAGGGACGCCTCGACCACACAGCAGCTGTTATAATGGGACATCTCTCCACCACGTTCCCCAAAATATTCACAAAATCCTCATAAGGGAGAGCATTCACTGCGGCGATGTCCATGCTCATGTGGAGACTCTTCAGTTGCACAGGCAGTGTTCAGTGACCTTCGGACGTCACTTTGCAACAAGGGTTAATGCACTTTTGGACACACAGAACCAGCCCCCTGCAGCCTGGCTGTGGTTAATATTTTCTCTGCCAGATCATCTGCAAATCATTTAAGGCTGAAAAGTGGAGTTTGCTGAagactttaaaggtccagtgtgcagggttTAGCGGCagctagtggtgaggttgcagaacttaAACAGATGATTATAAACTAcagaaaacacataaatattatataccatttttGCAAACATctattcagtcattcatttaccataactgcttatcctgttgggggccacggggggctggagccagGGGccgtacaccctggacagactgtcatagggctgacacatagagacagacaaccattcacactcacattcacacctacgggcaatttagagtcaccaattaacctgcatgtctttggactgtggaaggaagccaACAGATgtcctaaatcctacaaactcaTTTTAAAGGCGAGGGCCAAATGGGGATGAAAATTTAGGATGCTTCTCCAACATGCAGACGGATCTCTTCCATCTCCTAGtgcacaaagaaagaaagaaaaaaaggaagagacAGGAAGTTTAAATcacaaacacaatttaaaactgttttggtgTATTTTTGGTCTTTAAAAGaggtatttatatatttttttctgcaatgTGTGGGATCTTTATTTTCTCGAAAGGCACCAGTGTAACTGGGCTAGAAAGCCACAAGAAGGTCCACAGGATGaaatcaatgtaaaaaaaaaaatctattcatttaagacatctgtgcacaaaaaggTCCCTAAATCTTTATTTTCTCCACAGTTTTACGCTCCTTTGCCAGGCTATacaataaaaagtaaaacatgGCTTGGCTTCCAGTGAAGGAATTGTTTCCAGTTCACAAAAACGAAAACAGGTATTGCtcgcaaaaataaaaataaatccagCACAAATGCAGAAGCagccctgaaaacattaaaacattcatAACACCGCCCTGTAAAACCACTACAGGGCCTACTGTAGGCCTGCCTGTGCTGACCTTTCAAAATTAAAAGCAACTTAATTtcaaaaaggaaacaaatgtgTCCACACTCACTGCTAAATAAAGTATAACTACTTACGTGTTTGTGCTTCTTATCCATAAATGTTCTCACCATGTGAAACAGCAGCCTCTCCCAGGTAAACAAGTATATGCAGCTGTGACCTGACCTTTCTCAGGTGAACAGGTGAACTTCCTGCATTTCCGCTTTCTGCTCACTGCTCAGAGACGGGAAAACGACGCCCCCTGCTGTCCACAGTCGCCTACAGCAGGACCTTTATTTACAGGGCTTTATTGcctgcagtggtggaatgtaactaagtacattttaGTACAAACTTATTCTTACTTACTTACAGTACATACTAGTACATAGCATTTCTTCCTCTTCGGGAAGTTGGAAGTTACTCAAATAAAACAATAGGATAGGCAAACATCCCCTGTTCGGTTGAACTGTTGGCAGATTAGACACATGAAGCTCACCTACATTGTGATCACCAATTTTTTATTCAACTTGTAAAGTACATTTTATTGCAGGTAAAAtgcttaaacaaacacaaacaaagacaccTGATACAAAATCTGCTACAATATTTCAAAATAGTTTAAAAATTGGGTTTAATCTGCACGTAATAGCTGCCATTAGCTGTCTAATGTaagagacaacaacaacatcaaaagTACCATCAAATTCAAATGCATAACAATATATGTGATACATGATATGTATGTGATAAAATCTTAAACCAGAATTTTATCAGTTGCTACAGGCTTAATCCAGAAAACACATTATAACTCCATATATTACATGTCTATAGTCCTGAGAATATTTGGGATAGATTTATGAacctgttttaatttttagctGCACAATATAGATGGTGCAGAACAACCACAGCTCCACCCGGCTTGGTCTTGGCAAGATGCTGGAAACACCAATAAGTCCAAACTGGTAGACAAAGATTTCTGCACACTTACATGCAGTGTAGATATAAGTGTGCAGAAATCTTTGTCTACCTAGCTGCACAAAATaagaatataaaacaaaaagactgTATTTACACTCAGACCACATTTTCATAGTAAGAATATAGTCCATTAAAATCCCATATACATAATAAAAACCTTGTTTTGTTATAATATTCTGATAAAAATATAAAGCAAGTGCATCCTATTGTTACTCTCGAGATTACTGCTGTAAgaaatatcttaaataaaaatatagataAAATGGTTTGAACATTAGCATTCAGTGATCACTCTGTATCAGATGGCTTCACAAGCTTCTCCTCGGCTGCTGCGGCATCTGTGTCGGACACCTCTGCCTCGCTTTCCTCTGTGGCATGAGTTTGACAGTAATTGTTGGCTGACTGCGTCTTGTTCTCATTCTGTTTTGTCAGGGCGGAAATGTCcaaaacagctgctgtgttcTGGTAGTCGCTGGATGTCTGGTCGAGCATGTTATGGTAGAGCTGAAAGAGGAAGGATATACTCGTAGATTAGATATATATTTACATGTCTGTCAAGCTGTGGAGGTGAAAAAGATAAAACTTTGCTTTAGATAGAATAGTTTCACCTCCTACAGGCCTaccttctcctctctgtctgtaaGCTGGTCACACATAAAGGACACCAGCTTGGAGAAAGACGGCCGGCTGGAGGGATCCAGAGCCCAGCACTTACACATGATCTCATACCTGGAGAAGAGAAACATGGAGGAAAGTGGTGAGATACTGTCCTGTGTTTGGATTCTCAGTTatttttggtcatggactttccacgtctacaAGAGACGTGCAAAGTACCctaggtgtgttggttgttgactttcttggacaccatgtcaagctctgcctgttacatgcaacgcttctttcaaaatacacttctgttttcacaggaaatgtaacatCTATACAGTCTCTTTAGAAATAAACGTGCTACATTGGTGCAACACCGcaaatagatgtttttttttcccttcaacaacaaacacacatggttaggtttaggcaccaaaagcatgtggttaggtttaggaaaaaagaacagggtttagaatcttacaggatgcgaacACCTATCtcacaggtgaaagttggtgtttgtttgacccatccaccaccctcctTCACCActttaactttcgtccttgtcccaccacgtttccccctgatgccgccgggCACCTTTGAGCTATAACAGcaatcatgctgatgttaaaggatgtCTTGTTTCATTAGTTCCTgtcgccgcaagtcactgcccaagcgcaggatttcgatgacttcggagtgagactgagctcaagcaaatcatgttggttgtactGAACTAATTGAGTTTAGTTTTCAGTAATGCCAGAGTTGGATCTACTTAAAAAGATAcatgcaaattgttaccttagtttttttaagttgaacCAGTGGACTATTTTTTAGAGGGTGCATAggtggattttttatttttatttttttgggcatttttgttgtatgaaaagtaactagtacctcaaaattgtactaaACTACAGTTCTTGATGGACTTAATTACTTTCGATCACTGACTGAAGATGTTGCCATGCATTCACAAATCTATATCTGCATGCACATTTATACTGTCTCATACAGTTTTTACCGCTACTATTCATTGTAATTATTGagcaaatgattaaaatatttacTTTATCACGACAGTGTTGATCTGGTTTTAAATCAGACAGAAGACACCTACACAGACTCGTTGGCGTAGTATGGACACTCCATCTTGAATCCTCTCTCAATCATTGAATAGAATGTGTGATCCACCTTCATGCCCGGGTATGGAGTAACACCTGAGAGTTACACAGACAGAGGTGGTGTTAATCATtgatgattttgtgtttttttgaaaatgtgCTGCTCATAAAGTGTGCTTGCAAAGAGTACCAAGTGAAAAGATCTCCCACAGCAGGATGCCATAAGCCCAGACGTCACTCTTCATGGTGTAGATGCCCTGAAAGGTACTCTCTGGTGCCATCCACTTCACTGGCAAACGCACCTGCAAAGCCAAGTCATGCACATATTGAGTAAGAGGTGATGAGAATCCAGACAGAACTTAGCAGCTGATGAATGTTGTAAATTTAAAATATCATCTGACATACATTTCCTCTCACAACATAGTTGGAGTCGTTGTCGATGTCCCGGGCCAGTCCGAAGTCACCAATCTTCACCAGTCTGCCCTTTGTCACTAACACGTTTCGAGCAGCCAGGTCTCGATGGATACACTGCAGACAGGCAGATCCTATCATCAGGATGTTTACTTCACTCACACCACACATAAACCACGTCTGTGACTGCAGTTTGACACTTGGGCTTGACAGATGTCAGTGTAAAGGGTTTCCGCAGTGTGGCCCTTTGTCTCTTACATTCTTGGAGGACAGGAACTCCATGCCTCTGGCCACTTGGTAGGCAAAGTTGAGCAGGTCATCAAAGGTCAGGGTTTGCAGGTCCTCTGTCTGATCGTCTGGGTCCTCATAGATCACTGGGTCTGCAGATAAAGTTGGATCAGTGGGGCTCTGACAACTGTGATAATATATTAGTGTATCTGTTTGACAACATGCATGTTCTGACATCAGGTGGGACTTTCTTACCTTCAAAGCTGTCCATGTCACCAGAGTTGATGGTGAGGAGGACGATGTCCTCCTGCCCTCTGGTGGTAGAGCTGTGCATGGGCACGTAATTGTCCACTGCTTGGTTGAGCtcactgtgaaaacacaagCAAGACCATGATtgttattgaaatgttaaactTCCAACACAGTGGTTGAGCAAATATTCCTGTACTTCTGTAGAATCTAATGTTTGATTTTCCCTTTGTTGCCCTCACTGCCAAACTATCCCTAATAATGTTCTTTCCATCCTGTGTGTCATATTATTCCCACCTGGAGCTTTTCCTTGGCTGCAGGTTGTGGTAAATGCTGCTGAAACGGTCCTTGTTGAAAGCATCGGTCACAGACTTGTGGTAGTGCTCCCTGTTTGTCTTCAGGTAGTTCAGTAGATCTCCATAACAGCAGTACTGGAAGATCAGGTATATGGGTCCTGTGTGGGGAAAGCAAATAATAATTGGGAGTGGTATCTGAAGTCATGGCACTACCCATCCACCTACTTGAGATGAAATCAGATGCAATGAGTATATACAAATATGTTGTGCTCATAGCAGTGGGACCTGTACCTGACTCTGTGCAGGCCCCGAGCAGGTTAACAATGTTGGCATGGTGACCGATGTGAGTCAGCATCTTAAGCTCTGACATCAAAGCCTCCTTCTCCACTGTCTCgtgtttctctgcagcatcAGACATCAAATAAGCTGCTGATATGAccttcatttacattttgtattttgcttGAAGAATAAACATATGAAACACTAAACCTTTAAGCATCTTGACGGCCACCTGCTGCGAGACTCCAGGCTTGTTGATGCCATAAGCTGTAGCCTGAACCACCATGCCAAAAGCCCCAGAGCCCAGTTCTTGACCTGAGGAGGACACAGAGACTGAGTAAGTACTAAACtaagcacatttactcaagcTGTAATTTCCTAGTTAGTTAAAGATTAAACTGGCATCTCAATTCTTTAGCTTGTGgctcctcaaaaaaaaaaaaaaaggtgtccaGTTGGGGCCCCTTGTCAGTCGTCAGATATGAGTTGTTCGACCAAGGAGTGATTTCCCCTCTAAACttctcagatgttttcatttaCAGAACTATTCAAGCACCCGATCCGgatgttatcagcccattaaatggctGTTATCTGTAGTTATAAGCTTCATAAGCCCCTTTCACACCTGAAATTTTTCATATAACCCAGAGAGGCTGTATGTGAGAATGTAAATGTCCGCATCAGTTGGAATGGATGTTAAATAGACTTTACTCTGCCCGGCTCCCCTGTAAAAAGGCTGACTGAGCCCATGTGTGAAGAGAGCAGGTAACTGTGCGAAGAATTCTTAGCGAGCAATTTGGCATATTGATGACATTTCTATAATGTCACTCGCACAAAACTGGGAGAGGACAAACATTCAAGTGTGAAATAGAGGGGTCATTTAGACAAAGATGGCGACAAAAACTTCAACAAGAGAGACGATGAGATTTGGGAACTTCTGTTGGTAAGGGCAAATCGCCAAAAATTGTCAGATAAATTCAAGGAATGGCAAGAGAGTGTGTTGTTTATGACCAAACCATGAACTGGCTATGTGACAGTGGTGTAATCCCTgtcatgtcctgcctcctgcGCTCTCTACCCAGGCACCGCCCCTCACTTTAAACCAAACAAAGTATTTCCGGTAGGTGAGAACACTTCTGTCACAGACAGTCCTGTTGTGTAGGAACCTTGGACACTGTCTAGACCTGATTCTCCAGACATTGTCAAGAGTTCAAATGAGAAACCAGCTATAGATATGGTTCAGCAGAGGCATGCTTCACCACTGGTAGGTTAAAAAACATTATCAGTCCATTTAATGACTGATAACCACCCAATTCAATGTAAATATTGGTTTCAGGTGGGACTCAAACCctagtctcctgggtgaaagtcctgtgtttgattGATTCTTTCCTCTCCTGATAAGCATCTTACAATCCCTTACATTGTCATCTGCTTAACCTCGGAGGGGGCACTACTAGGAAAAGTCTTCATTGAAGGCTTTTTGCCACAAAAGGGAATCCTTGGTTATGATAAGAAAGATTATAGTTGTTTGGGTTGTTGGGTTTCTGCCAGAAAGCCCTCTAGGCAAACATCTGACATGTGCAAGGGGGCCCAACCCCTACTTTGGAAACCGCAGTTGTGCActacttttaatattttaggTAAATTTAGCAGAGCATATTTTTGTACTAAGTGGGATTTTACACTCACAAATTCTTCTTTTTACAGTGCTTATGATGGAGTGTTTCTGCTATCACGTTCAAGCGTGGCGTATCTCATACCCAGTTCCAGGTTCTCCCTCGGAAACTCCCATTTCTGGTCGTACTCAAAGTTCTTGAAGTTTAAGTAGATGTAATCGTTGTCGTTGGGTCCAACCATCTGGAGCATCTGAAGCTGGGGCTGATACTGGGGTTTCTATTGGAAACACAGAGGGGTTGGCATcatgtccttgtgtgtgtgtgtgtgtgtgtgtttgtgtgtgtatgtatatgtgtcgATATGTAATACATACCTTCTTTTTAACAAAGTACAAGAGCGCAATGCTAACTACTGCTAAGGCCAGAAGCAGAATCAAACTGCCCACTTTCAGCACCatcatgctgctgttgttgtcatCTGGAGGACCTATAAACAGGGATAAGGAACAGTTTCAAAAGACAGCCATCAAAAAACACTTattaatttcatgattttgatatGGAATTGATCTCACTACCAATGGCGGCCTGGAGTGAAGGCTGGGAGTATATTAAGTTTCGAGTTCCGCACCAGGAACCAACTGAGTTTGTCAGGCAAAACCTTAAACGGTGTCCATTCACTCGATCTCTGCTCACAGAGCTTTTGATTGTCTTCTTACAGAGGACATCAGAGTCTGTTTGAGAGGACTCTGGGATCTCCTCCCAGGAAGAGTTTGTTTCACAGCTGAGACAAAGAGCACAGACTTGAGGAAATCTGAATcgaagtgtgtgtgcgtgtgtacatGAGGGCTACAGTGCTCAGACAATGAGTATACCCTTCAATGGTCCAAATACAAGACGTCCAGTTATAATTTGCTGGCACGAGTGTTTCCATCTCAACGTTGAAGGTATCCGTGTCGTTGTCAATCCAAATATTTGGTGTGTCTGTAATAAAGTTAGTGACAAAAAGCTTTGCACAATTTGAATAATAATTGTAATGTAAGTTTATTAAATGAATGACAGATGCACAGCATAAATCTCTCTTACCTACAACACACAATGACATAGTCTTTGTTTCGTTTTTTCCTCCAGCCTCCACGTGTAATTTGTAAACTCCCGATCTCAGCACATCACATAACTTCACAGTCCTGAGGAGACAACATTCTTATTAAACCAATACATCAATGGTCAACACATTATATTTTCAAATAAGCTAGTTCACTGAGCTATGGAGGCCCGGAGAGGCAATTAAGAAAAAATATTCTGAGTCTGATCTTAGTTTTCTCTCCTGTATTTATGACTTAAGAACAGGTGAAAAAAGGTTTGCCAGAGGAATTTTTATACGTGCTTTCTTTCATCTGTGAAGacaggtggggaaaaaagttacggcagttgattttttttctttgtcaggatcatttttgattgtttgttgttgtaatacTTATTTCGGCCACAAGAGGCTGAGGTGCGCCACGAACCCTTGTTCTAGATGAGGTTTTGTTTCACCATGCACTCTGAACATAAGGCACATATATTGTGTGCTAGCAGTTATGTAACATGACTGTCACGCCATTCTTTTGTGCTCCAAATGAAGAGTTTTCTAATGACAAATATCCTCTCAAATTATTTCAGATTGTTTGACGATGAGAATTCGGTTGAGTCATAGACATTTCAGATAAAAACAACTACTAACTGTATACTGAAAACATCCCACCTCCTAACATCAACCACCTACAGTGTTCAAAAGTACTCTTGCTATGGATAAAGTGAAAAGGCCTGAAAGATGGATTAAGTAATGGACTATGGTTGATGCTCAGATGATTAGTAACGAGTATTATAAACTTGCTTGATGTTTTTCTTGTCATGGGTGCCATTAATTCTGGAGCAGTAAACAGATAATGTATTTGGGACGTCTTAACCTTCTCTAAATCTACTATGAGGATGCATGATGACGATTGACCTTGTGGCAGAAACCAGTGGTGCATGCATAAAGCCAAACTGAGTGgaagcatttttttctccattaaataaatacatttcaagccaaaaaaaaagacataacagAAATTTTACATAACTATTTGCACTTTGTGTTTAGAGTGCATggagaaattaaaatgaatatgtaGTAAACACTGTGTTTTATTAGGCACCTTTTCAAACTTTAAATGGTTAGAGCATATAAGAGCTTAGAATGATGGAAGCATATGATGGCCATTCTCAAGTTCATGCTCATGAGTTGTTGCAGTTATTTTTGGGTTAACACAATTTGTTACACAGATTGGGTGTTAAATATAAGCATTTGTTGACCActacatgtattgataaagaaAACCCTCAGAAAAACCCACATTTAGACGCCAAGACCTCAAGGAACACCGCAGAAAAATCCATGCTGTGATTTGGTATTAAAACTTTTGACATTTGGAGATTTCTGTAAGAACTGCTTATTTCCTGGATCATATGGTGAGCACATCTGCTCTGAAAACTGCTAAAAGACCCCCTTATCGTCAGTTTACCTATGACAGCCATACATCCTCTGAATGCCAGAGGTCTCTAGTTTGTGGTTGTTAAGTTTCATGAGGCAGTTAGAGGTCACAAtgggtcattttatacagtgatgtccgtttaaaaaatggtctcacTACAGTGGAATGACCACTGTGAGGgctaacatcatcacacatgaatagtctcagctttccagtcatacccacacaaaatgctgtttgtgtttttgttttagggTACATGCAGAAATTAAAATTCACCTGGATGAAGACATGGATGCTTTTAGTCCTATTTAAAACATGGGGCCCACTTCAGCCCCTTGTAGCTGAAATGAgtattaaaaaagacaaacacggGAGAAAAAAATGATCCTGGTCAGAATGGAAAAAAGAAACGGCCAAAACATTTTCACCTGATTTCATTGAATTTAGATTAGACTTAGAAAACAGATAACCAGATTTTTCCCCCTCACTTGCTTTTCAGGGCTTCCATACTGGCCATACGCATGTAGACATGTACAAAACATTTAAGCTGTTCTCATGAGGATTTACGAAAAactttgtgacatttttagGAGTTCAGCCCCAGGAACATTGCTTCATGCAGCTACCTGTGTTTTGTCACCCAGCTTTCCCGGATGCATTTAGTCATAGTTTTATCAGGAGCTTCCCAGTAACAGTGCTGGAGCACAGGGTGGTAGGAGACACTGGCTTCCAAACAGGAGCTGGAGGCCTCCTGAGCTGACATGATCTTGCTCTCATCCAGCTGGACAGAGAGGTAACCTTCAGCTGAGGCAACACAAGAGTAAAAACGAGACTGAACATTAGAAAGAGGCCTTTGTTGGTAACAGCTGATACtactacacacacagagaaagaataAAGTTTGTTACACTGACCTTggacatgaatgtaaacagacTTTGTCATTTGGTTTTCAGTCCTGCAGGTATACGTGCCACTGTGGTCCACACTAACTGAATCGATGAACAGATAAGTCATCCAGCTTTGATCATGTCTGTCATCTTTTATGCAGATCTGGAACAAAAGCATATGCAGTTGTTGTGACTTTGGAAAGAATAATGTAGTACTTTAAGTTTTGTGTCACAGTCTTTGACATAAAGGCAAAGAATTCAAATTTGTGcacatgaaaattaaaataaaatctcacTGTGAATTACTGTACCTCTTTCTTGACTTTAGAggagcatgctaatgttttgtgtctcatagTTTTGTTACCGTTGTCCCACACAAATTCCGGCCACCTTTGCTGTGTTCGGCAGCGAAGAAGTACAGACTGACCAGGGCTCACAGTCACATTAGAAAATGTATCATTTTCTTTGTCCAGATCTGAAACACACAGCAAGGCCTCGAGTCATACAACAATTCATTTTTTCAGTGTACTTTCATAATTGTTTGCTATGACATGATTAATAAGAGACAGTATCTGGGCTGTAAACTGCCTTGAAGTAAAAAAATACTGAGCAAACTGTCTTCCATCTGTAACCATGTGGTTAAATCATTTATGGGATGCATTTAATGAAGTTGTTGTAATATTAATTACCATAGTCATACAGCTGGGAGCATTCTTGTCCTTCAGCATTAGTAGCACAGCACATCAGTTCTTTATCAGCATAGTCACTGCTGGATATTGTGCTCGCTGTCCCTCTGCCGTTTGAAGAAACAGCTTTCCCATTTTTGTTCCTGTCCAAAAAAAGGATAAGTTTTAGTAAATCATGCTATTATAAGATGTTTTTTAATCAGTTAAATACACTTTGAATATGTACACATATGTAATAATGCATCTTACCCAGACCATTTCAGCGTGGGCTTTGGGCAGCCCTCAGACATGCACGTGACATAAGGGGACACACGGGGGACATCAACTTTATCCAGTGTAAGCTTCGGTTTTGTGGGACgttctaaaaaaaataaattaacatacTATTAAAGGCATTCAACAGCAGTGTTCGCTGTGTTGAGTGCTGACTGGGCATTGTAGCAGCGAGATGATGAGATATGAGAGAGCTGTTACTCACTCGTTACTACATGCAGAGACACAGTCATTGAGGTTCTGTTTCCATCGCTAGTTTCACAGCTCAGCGTGTGCTCCCCTGAATATCTCTCAGAAAGCGTTGGTAGAATCATGGAGTGACTCACATTTCTGGTCAGGATTAAAAAACAGGGTCAGTTTAATCATATGCATAAAGGGGAAATACGcctaaatacacacacactcacacatgggCATTCACTTACACTGTCAGTACTTGGCCTGCTCCTCCGGTCCAGTTGCATACAGAGTGCTCAGAGAAGTGCTCCGGGGAGATGATGAGTTTCTGACCAACACACACCTCGACGCTGACAGGACCGGACGCATTCAGATAGTCAGCTGGCACAAAACAGGCCACCTGAAAGACAAAAGTCACTGTTTAATTATCCTGCATTAAGTAGCATTATGATCCAATGGCAATTTGTTTAAATGTTGCaagaacacatacacaaaaagtTGACTTTTAAACCAGTATGTCAAGGCATATAACAATACATAAAACTATTTCAGGTCTATATTTTAATTAGAAATCATCAACAGGACTGAGTATGATTAGATATATAAATAGTGGCGAAAGCACAAGTGTTACAAATAACATGACAAATACCA from Epinephelus lanceolatus isolate andai-2023 chromosome 20, ASM4190304v1, whole genome shotgun sequence includes these protein-coding regions:
- the urad gene encoding 2-oxo-4-hydroxy-4-carboxy-5-ureidoimidazoline decarboxylase, translated to MSMDIAAVNALPYEDFVNILGNVVERCPIITAAVWSRRPFLSVSDLEGAISEFIDALPESGKEGILRCHPDLAGRDLQSGTLTRESRQEQAGAGMDALNSAEASRMARLNQEYKERFGFPFVICARMNDKANILRQLFERCQNERAVERARGIEEVKKICRLRLQSLVLTDAPNRL
- the LOC117264654 gene encoding receptor-type tyrosine-protein kinase FLT3; translated protein: MRGQRNMIAAVFLLCAVKLHCSDGVAAQNPACVPSHEVACFVPADYLNASGPVSVEVCVGQKLIISPEHFSEHSVCNWTGGAGQVLTVNVSHSMILPTLSERYSGEHTLSCETSDGNRTSMTVSLHVVTKRPTKPKLTLDKVDVPRVSPYVTCMSEGCPKPTLKWSGNKNGKAVSSNGRGTASTISSSDYADKELMCCATNAEGQECSQLYDYDLDKENDTFSNVTVSPGQSVLLRCRTQQRWPEFVWDNGNKTMRHKTLACSSKVKKEICIKDDRHDQSWMTYLFIDSVSVDHSGTYTCRTENQMTKSVYIHVQAEGYLSVQLDESKIMSAQEASSSCLEASVSYHPVLQHCYWEAPDKTMTKCIRESWVTKHRTVKLCDVLRSGVYKLHVEAGGKNETKTMSLCVVDTPNIWIDNDTDTFNVEMETLVPANYNWTSCIWTIEGCETNSSWEEIPESSQTDSDVLCKKTIKSSVSRDRVNGHRLRFCLTNSVGSWCGTRNLIYSQPSLQAAIGPPDDNNSSMMVLKVGSLILLLALAVVSIALLYFVKKKKPQYQPQLQMLQMVGPNDNDYIYLNFKNFEYDQKWEFPRENLELGQELGSGAFGMVVQATAYGINKPGVSQQVAVKMLKEKHETVEKEALMSELKMLTHIGHHANIVNLLGACTESGPIYLIFQYCCYGDLLNYLKTNREHYHKSVTDAFNKDRFSSIYHNLQPRKSSSELNQAVDNYVPMHSSTTRGQEDIVLLTINSGDMDSFEDPVIYEDPDDQTEDLQTLTFDDLLNFAYQVARGMEFLSSKNCIHRDLAARNVLVTKGRLVKIGDFGLARDIDNDSNYVVRGNVRLPVKWMAPESTFQGIYTMKSDVWAYGILLWEIFSLGVTPYPGMKVDHTFYSMIERGFKMECPYYANESVYEIMCKCWALDPSSRPSFSKLVSFMCDQLTDREEKLYHNMLDQTSSDYQNTAAVLDISALTKQNENKTQSANNYCQTHATEESEAEVSDTDAAAAEEKLVKPSDTE